A segment of the Candidatus Hydrogenedentota bacterium genome:
TCGTGCGAAGGTTCTGACCGCGCCCAGCGGTGCGGTTCAGGAGTACCGCTGGTACGAGAGCGAAGCGGGCCGCCAGTATTTCTTCGAGGCGCGCGCCTGGTACGACCAATGGGCATGGACGCAGCAGATGGCCTGGAAACTGGCCAATCTGTACGCCTTGACGGGCGGAAATGAATACGGCGACCGAGCCGCGATGATAGTCGGGCGTTATGCCCGGGTGTTTCCCGACTACGCCGTCCGCTTTGATTACCCGTTCCAGCCTGTGCGTTTCTGGCCTGCGGACCAGAAATGGCCCTACGACCCTGATATTGCCCCTTTTCGGGGCGCGAAATTCTATTGGTGGGGTTATCGCGACATTCCCAGCCGGCTCGCCATTGCCTATGACCTTCTCGCGGCGGGCGATTCCTTCGAGCGGATGAAGGAGATGCTTGGACCTGATATTCGGGCCCGTATCGAGCAGGATCTCATCCGGCTGGGCTACGAATTTGTCGCGGCGAATCCAGATGACTACACCAACATGTCGCCGGGCATGTATTGCGATATGGTGGTGGCCGGGCGCGTCATCGGCGACGCGGGGATGGTCCACGAGGCCGTGAACCGGACGCGCACCCTTGTTGAATCGCAGTTCTTCGCGGACGGGTGGTGGCGTGAATGCGCGCCGAGCTACCACTGGCAGACGGTCGGAGCGCTCGGAGAGGTTGTCAGGGTTGTTCACGGCTACAGCGATCCGCCGGAGTATCCGGGGCCGCGTTTTGAGAACGTGGACTTCGCGGAACTCATCCCGATGCTGGCCAAGGCACGGGAGGTGGGCCAGGAAGGGGTGCTGCCCAACGGCCGCTGCATGCCGGTCAATGACACGTGGTCTACCCACATGCAGGCGCCGCTTGGCGAATCGGTCTCGCGACTGTGGCCGCACATGGGGCACGCCGTTCTTGGCGCAGGCGCGGGCAACGCCCAGTTTCAGCTGCATATCAACTGGAACGCTTCGTATGGCCACACCCATATGGACACGGGCGCAATCCTGCTTTTTGCGCACGGGAAAGAATTGCTGTCCGACATTGGCTACACGCACACGCGTTACCGCAACTGGACCATTAATTCGGCCTCGCACAACATGGTTGTCGTGGACCAGCGGTCCCAGAGGCTCGGGTATGACCAGCCCGCCATGGCAGGCAACCTGCTGTTTTTTGACGATACGGACCCACATGTGCGAGTGGTCGACCTGGATGCCAGCCCCGCGTATCCCAGCTGTTCGGTGTATCGCAGGCGGCTCATCCATGTTCATGTGAACGAAGGGCAAGACTATTTCGTGGACTGTTTTGACGTCACAGGGGGCGAAACGCACGATTATTTTCTGCATGGTTGCGCAGATGAGCAAGGAGTCCTCGAAACAAGCATCGAACTGACCAGTCCGGTGCCGTCTCTCGTGCCGGATTGGGGAGGGACGCGTCCGCATACCGGTGAAGATTGCGTGGACACCAGCGGAGAGAAGCATCATCCCTACGTGTTCTTGCGAAACATCCTGTCGGCGGCATGCGGCGGCCCTGTGCGCATCACGTGGCGTTACGGCGACACGGGCCTGATGACTTTTCTGTTTCCCGAGGACGCCTCCACCGCGTACCGGTTCCAATCCCCCGCTATCCGGCCGGCGGACGAGGTTGACCAGAATCTCGAACAGCATCTTATGGACGGATTCATGCTTCGCCACACGGGCGGGGCCAGCCGGTTCGTCGCAGTGCACGCACCTTTCAAGACTCACGAATGGGTTTCCGGCGTGACCCTGAATGACGGCGAGGTGACAGTCCAGCGGGGAACCGTCCAAGACAGCATCGTGGTCAACGGGGAGGGTATCGCGGTCACATCATCGGAAGGCTGGGGCTACGCCATGGGTGAGCCTGTGAA
Coding sequences within it:
- a CDS encoding heparinase II/III family protein — encoded protein: LGMGDTVKCRYCGMVFPNEEYVPNRAKVLTAPSGAVQEYRWYESEAGRQYFFEARAWYDQWAWTQQMAWKLANLYALTGGNEYGDRAAMIVGRYARVFPDYAVRFDYPFQPVRFWPADQKWPYDPDIAPFRGAKFYWWGYRDIPSRLAIAYDLLAAGDSFERMKEMLGPDIRARIEQDLIRLGYEFVAANPDDYTNMSPGMYCDMVVAGRVIGDAGMVHEAVNRTRTLVESQFFADGWWRECAPSYHWQTVGALGEVVRVVHGYSDPPEYPGPRFENVDFAELIPMLAKAREVGQEGVLPNGRCMPVNDTWSTHMQAPLGESVSRLWPHMGHAVLGAGAGNAQFQLHINWNASYGHTHMDTGAILLFAHGKELLSDIGYTHTRYRNWTINSASHNMVVVDQRSQRLGYDQPAMAGNLLFFDDTDPHVRVVDLDASPAYPSCSVYRRRLIHVHVNEGQDYFVDCFDVTGGETHDYFLHGCADEQGVLETSIELTSPVPSLVPDWGGTRPHTGEDCVDTSGEKHHPYVFLRNILSAACGGPVRITWRYGDTGLMTFLFPEDASTAYRFQSPAIRPADEVDQNLEQHLMDGFMLRHTGGASRFVAVHAPFKTHEWVSGVTLNDGEVTVQRGTVQDSIVVNGEGIAVTSSEGWGYAMGEPVKGGVESIVEQAGEATIVCDREAPPAGIVRLEFGGARTMCLRTARIEGNRIVLAENPGFDFDAAAGRTSLRFHPRETIPGPITWTIWR